The following are encoded in a window of Pangasianodon hypophthalmus isolate fPanHyp1 chromosome 14, fPanHyp1.pri, whole genome shotgun sequence genomic DNA:
- the ctsc gene encoding dipeptidyl peptidase 1 — MKAFLLCLGLFCCFGGSLGDTPANCTYEELLGTWIFQISNVGHDKSIDCSNPGPAVKSVTVHLQKLSQAVDDLGNTGFFTIIYNQGFEVVLNDYKWFGFFKYSQEGSVVKSYCDQTLPGWVHDVLGNNWACFTGKKVQRLAPKTYFSPAPNPFLQLYKHDMSFVERINSVQSSWKATAYREHEMFTIQELTRRAGGHKSRFPQRVNSAPVTPELRKMAAGLPEQWDWRNVNGVNFVSPVRNQASCGSCYSFATMGMLESRIRVQTNNTQQPIFSPQQVVSCSQYSQGCDGGFPYLIGKYVQDFGIVEETLFPYTGKDSPCTVSADSPRNYVSEYHYVGGFYGGCNEAAMMAELVRDGPMGVAFEVYPDFMHYKQGIYHHTGLRDSINPFELTNHAVLLVGYGRSQETGEKYWIVKNSWGTEWGEDGYFRIRRGSDECAIESIAVAAKPIAQL, encoded by the exons ATGAAGGCGTTTCTGCTGTGCTTGGGGCTGTTTTGCTGCTTTGGCGGCTCTTTAGGAGACACACCAGCTAACTGCACTTATGAGGAGCTTCTGGGAACCTGGATCTTTCAGATCTCTAATGTGGGACATGACAAAAGCATCGACTGCTCCAATCCTG GTCCGGCGGTGAAGTCAGTGACTGTGCATTTACAGAAATTATCTCAGGCTGTTGATGATCTTGGAAATACCGGCTTCTTCACCATCATCTACAACCAGGGCTTTGAGGTGGTGCTCAATGACTACAAATGGTTCGGCTTCTTCAAG TATTCCCAGGAGGGCTCCGTGGTCAAGAGTTACTGTGATCAGACGCTTCCTGGTTGGGTTCATGACGTCCTGGGAAACAACTGGGCCTGTTTCACTGGGAAGAAAGTTCAACGTTTGGCTCCTAAAACTTACTTCAGCCCGGCACCTAACCC gttccTGCAGCTTTATAAGCATGACATGAGCTTCGTGGAGCGCATTAACTCCGTACAGAGCTCATGGAAAGCTACAGCCTACAGAGAGCACGAGATGTTCACCATCCAAGAGTTAACACGCAGAGCCGGAGGGCACAAGTCCCGCTTCCCaca GCGTGTAAACTCCGCCCCCGTCACACCAGAGCTTCGCAAGATGGCCGCCGGCCTGCCAGAGCAGTGGGACTGGAGGAATGTGAATGGAGTCAATTTCGTCAGTCCAGTACGCAATCAAG CGTCGTGTGGTAGCTGCTACTCGTTCGCGACGATGGGGATGCTGGAGTCAAGAATCAGAGTCCAGACCAACAACACGCAGCAGCCGATCTTCAGCCCTCAGCAGGTCGTGTCCTGCTCACAGTACTcccaag GTTGCGACGGCGGTTTCCCGTACCTGATCGGTAAATACGTGCAGGACTTCGGTATCGTCGAGGAGACGCTCTTCCCTTACACTGGCAAAGATTCTCCCTGCACCGTCTCGGCCGACAGTCCTCGCAATTACGTCTCCGAATACCACTACGTAGGCGGCTTCTACGGCGGCTGCAACGAGGCGGCCATGATGGCCGAGCTGGTGAGGGACGGCCCAATGGGCGTGGCCTTCGAGGTTTACCCCGACTTCATGCACTACAAACAGGGCATCTACCATCACACAGGCCTGCGTGACTCCATCAACCCTTTCGAGCTGACCAATCACGCAGTGCTGCTGGTGGGCTATGGGCGGAGCCAGGAGACGGGCGAGAAGTACTGGATCGTGAAGAACAGCTGGGGAACTGAGTGGGGCGAAGACGGCTACTTCCGCATCCGGCGCGGGTCCGACGAGTGCGCTATAGAGAGCATCGCCGTGGCAGCCAAACCCATCGCTCAGCTGTGA
- the rab38a gene encoding ras-related protein Rab-38 encodes MQRREHRYKVLVIGDLGVGKTSIIKRYVHQHFSANYRATIGVDFALKVLHLDQDTIRLQLWDIAGQERFGNMTRVYYRDALGAFVVFDVTRSCSFEAVRKWKEDLDDKVSVSGGNRIAAVLLANKCDQERDDAFTKNYARMEQFCQEHGFISWFETSAKEDINIDEAVTCLVRHIMASETELLQREVMDIVSPKLDSGRSPPCSSCLRP; translated from the exons ATGCAGCGGAGGGAGCATCGCTATAAGGTCCTTGTGATCGGAGACCTCGGCGTCGGGAAGACGAGCATCATCAAACGCTACGTGCACCAGCACTTCTCCGCTAACTACAGAGCCACCATCGGAGTGGACTTCGCCCTCAAAGTGCTCCACCTGGATCAGGACACGATCCGGCTGCAGCTGTGGGACATTGCAG GTCAGGAACGTTTCGGCAACATGACACGCGTGTACTACCGTGACGCCCTCGGCGCCTTCGTGGTTTTCGACGTGACGCGCTCGTGCTCTTTCGAGGCCGTGAGGAAGTGGAAGGAGGATTTAGACGACAAGGTGAGCGTCTCGGGCGGGAATCGGATCGCCGCCGTGCTGCTCGCCAACAAGTGTGACCAGGAAAGAGACGACGCTTTCACCAAAAACTACGCCCGAATGGAGCAGTTCTGCCAAGAGCACGGCTTCATCAGCTGGTTCGAGACGTCAGCCAAG gaggACATTAATATAGATGAAGCTGTTACCTGTCTGGTGAGACACATCATGGCCAGCGAGACAGAGCTGCTCCAGAGGGAGGTCATGGACATCGTCTCCCCTAAACTGGATTCGGGACGCAGCCCACCCTGCTCTTCCTGCCTGAGGCCCTAA